From Lacerta agilis isolate rLacAgi1 chromosome Z, rLacAgi1.pri, whole genome shotgun sequence, the proteins below share one genomic window:
- the LOC117040317 gene encoding potassium voltage-gated channel subfamily C member 1-like produces the protein MKSTREKITLNFRGIRYKTYASTLQAFPGTKLSRLTGPQEASTEFDYDPNTGEFFFDRDTRVFEEVLNYCRTKHLHCPQYICKSVFEEELAFWEISGAALAPCCWQRLSDVESQQEDLALWDDSKDADDQGLLAQVGRGNNSCRARWQPKIWTLFEKPFSSFSAKILAAISLVFNIGICILFIKKADVEIEFFVFGDAYHYNSTATYLSEIHKQFPYLLPLEFFCVLWFLFEFSVRLMFCPNKKKFLTSPLNIADFLSLFPIFIELCSHGQAWLGFVRALYILKLLKILKLIEIPLMFQVLSYTSRSVFREIFIFMIIFTFESLFFGILMFYTEVFYPVPESYFESISSCIWWAVITLTTVGYGDMYPITEFSQVIAACAALCGVLTIVIPIPIFLIKFKGYYDAAVIKERRKRKMEQAAMLSS, from the exons ATGAAATCTACTAGAGAAAAGATCACCCTGAACTTCAGGGGAATCCGATACAAGACTTATGCTAGCACCCTCCAAGCCTTCCCTGGGACCAAACTGAGCCGCCTCACAGGGCCCCAGGAGGCATCCACCGAGTTTGACTATGACCCCAACACTGGAGAGTTCTTCTTCGACAGAGATACCCGTGTTTTTGAAGAGGTGCTGAACTACTGCAGGACCAAGCACCTCCACTGCCCTCAATACATCTGCAAGTCTGTCTTTGAGGAGGAGTTGGCTTTTTGGGAGATCAGCGGGGCGGCCCTGGCTCCCTGTTGCTGGCAGAGGCTGAGTGATGTGGAGAGCCAGCAGGAAGACCTCGCCCTCTGGGATGACAGCAAAGATGCAGATGACCAGGGTCTCCTGGCCCAGGTGGGAAGGGGAAATAATAGTTGCAGGGCCCGGTGGCAGCCCAAAATTTGGACCCTCTTCGAAAAACCGTTTTCCAGCTTTAGTGCAAAG ATTCTGGCTGCTATCTCGCTGGTCTTCAACATTGGGATTTGCATCCTtttcataaagaaggctgatgtaGAAATTGAGTTCTTTGTATTTGGAGATGCCTATCACTACAACAGCACTGCCACCTACCTCTCTGAGATTCACAAACAGTTCCCTTACCTCCTCCCTCTGGAGTTTTTCTGCGTACTCTGGTTCTTGTTTGAGTTTTCCGTGCGGCTTATGTTTTGCCCGAATAAGAAGAAGTTCCTGACTAGCCCCCTGAACATAGctgacttcctctccctctttccaaTTTTCATCGAGCTTTGCTCACATGGACAAGCCTGGCTGGGTTTTGTCCGTGCACTGTACATCCTCAAGCTCTTGAAGATCCTTAAGCTCATAGAAATCCCTCTAATGTTCCAGGTCCTTTCATACACGTCCAGGTCTGTCTTCAGAGAGATCTTCATCTTCATGATCATCTTTACATTTGAAAGTCTGTTCTTCGGCATCCTCATGTTCTACACAGAGGTATTTTACCCGGTACCTGAATCGTATTTTGAGAGCATTTCATCCTGCATTTGGTGGGCAGTCATCACTTTGACCACTGTCGGTTATGGAGACATGTACCCTATCACCGAATTTTCCCAAGTGATAGCAGCCTGTGCAGCACTCTGTGGCGTGCTGACCATAGTCATCCCAATCCCTATCTTTCTGATCAAGTTCAAGGGCTATTATGATGCTGCTGTGatcaaggagaggaggaagaggaagatggaacaagcAGCAATGCTGTCATCCTAA
- the LOC117040310 gene encoding potassium voltage-gated channel subfamily C member 1-like, with the protein MQEASWTTIRQMEVSTGKVILNVGGICYETFLSTLQAFPGTKLWSLTEPQANTKHDHDPSTKEFFFDRSGRLFGQVLNYYSTKQLHCPAGVCESAFEEELDFWGITCTQLAPCCWIKLSKRGPEEEEHDIGIVDEQDNGQGLLIQEERRSGCQYARWRPKLWDLFEKPHSSKCAMGLAVVSLLFTIAIIIILCEESKGFIKNIIPDHTIESHHHNYYHHFFPSVFSYEVAPYLLHLELFFILCFTAEFFVRIMCCPDLKKFLKNPLNIVDLLSLFPVYIELSLARPSQEPHPQEPHPLVRWLGLSRMMYIIKLLKVLRLVETPLMLRVLPYMFKSILREILIFLLIFASEVLFFGTLCFYGEQLSTNFKIRFRNIGEAFWWAAITLTTVGYGDLLPVSVAGQVIAVCTALCGVLTIIVPVPIFLFSFKGCYDAAVIKERRKRKAMQAVTLLS; encoded by the exons ATGCAAGAAGCCAGCTGGACCACCATCAGACAAATGGAGGTCTCCACCGGAAAGGTCATTCTGAACGTTGGAGGCATCTGCTATGAAACGTTCCTTAGCACCCTGCAGGCTTTCCCAGGGACCAAACTGTGGAGCCTCACGGAGCCCCAGGCCAACACAAAGCATGACCATGACCCTAGCACCAAGGAGTTCTTCTTTGATCGGAGTGGCCGGCTGTTTGGGCAGGTGCTGAACTACTACAGCACAAAGCAACTCCATTGCCCTGCAGGTGTCTGTGAATCTGCCTTTGAGGAAGAGCTGGATTTCTGGGGGATCACATGCACCCAGCTGGCCCCCTGCTGCTGGATAAAGCTTAGCAAGAGAGGGCCCGAAGAGGAGGAGCACGACATTGGGATTGTTGATGAGCAAGACAATGGCCAGGGTCTCCTGATCCAGGAAGAAAGAAGGAGTGGCTGTCAGTATGCCCGGTGGCGGCCCAAATTGTGGGATCTCTTTGAAAAGCCCCATTCCTCTAAATGTGCAATG GGCTTGGCAGTTGTTTCTCTGCTGTTCACCAtcgccatcatcatcatcctctgtGAGGAGTCCAAGGGGTTCATAAAAAACATCATCCCAGACCATACTATAGAGAGCCACCACCACAATTACTACCATCACTTCTTTCCGTCTGTCTTTTCCTATGAAGTGGCCCCCTACCTCCTCCACCTTGAGCTTTTCTTCATCCTCTGCTTCACGGCTGAGTTCTTCGTAAGGATCATGTGCTGCCCAGATTTGAAAAAATTCCTGAAGAACCCTCTGAACATCGTTGATCTCCTCTCCCTGTTCCCAGTTTACATTGAGCTATCCTTGGCAAGACCTTCACAGGAGCCACACCCTCAGGAGCCACATCCTCTGGTCCGGTGGCTGGGCCTGTCCCGCATGATGTACATAATCAAACTCCTGAAGGTATTGAGGCTGGTGGAGACACCTCTGATGCTGAGGGTGCTGCCTTACATGTTCAAGTCCATCCTGAGAGAGATACTCATCTTCTTGTTGATTTTTGCTTCTGAAGTCCTTTTCTTTGGCACCCTCTGCTTTTATGGGGAGCAGCTGAGTACCAACTTTAAAATACGGTTTCGTAACATTGGCGAGGCCTTCTGGTGGGCAGCCATCACTCTGACCACTGTAGGGTATGGAGACCTTCTTCCTGTCAGTGTCGCCGGCCAAGTGATAGCAGTTTGTACTGCACTCTGTGGTGTGCTGACCATCATTGTCCCAGTCCCAATCTTTCTATTCAGTTTCAAGGGCTGTTATGATGCTGCTGTGatcaaggagaggaggaagaggaaagcaatgCAAGCAGTGACGCTGTTGTCCTGA